The following are from one region of the Candidatus Krumholzibacteriia bacterium genome:
- a CDS encoding metallophosphatase family protein, which translates to MSGEVVTIGVISDTHGMLRPEALTALAGSQFIVHGGDVGPENILIALERVAPVTVVRGNTDTDAWARRLPPTNMLEAGGARVYVVHDIEHLDIDPAAAGVAAVVYGHSHRPAVERRDGVLFLNPGAAGARRFTLPVTVAKLTITAGRAEAEIIEIVPPDEP; encoded by the coding sequence GTGAGCGGCGAGGTCGTCACCATCGGCGTGATCTCCGACACGCACGGGATGCTGCGGCCGGAGGCGCTCACCGCGCTCGCCGGCAGCCAGTTCATCGTGCACGGCGGTGACGTGGGGCCGGAGAACATCCTGATTGCGCTGGAGCGCGTTGCCCCGGTCACGGTGGTGCGCGGCAACACCGACACCGACGCCTGGGCGCGGCGGTTGCCGCCGACCAACATGCTGGAAGCCGGAGGCGCGCGCGTGTACGTTGTGCACGATATCGAACACCTCGACATCGACCCGGCCGCGGCCGGCGTTGCTGCGGTGGTCTACGGCCACTCGCACCGCCCCGCCGTGGAACGGCGCGACGGGGTGCTGTTCCTCAACCCGGGTGCCGCCGGCGCGCGCCGCTTCACGCTACCGGTGACGGTGGCGAAACTCACCATCACCGCGGGAAGAGCCGAGGCCGAGATCATCGAAATCGTGCCGCCGGATGAGCCCTAG